Genomic segment of Salvia hispanica cultivar TCC Black 2014 chromosome 2, UniMelb_Shisp_WGS_1.0, whole genome shotgun sequence:
ACTAATTTACTCCTATAGAGAGATGCAAACTGACCAACCCTACTATATATAGAATCTGTTTGGCAGGTGTATAAAAATGATGGCTTTTAATTAAAAGCTACTAGTTCATTAATGATTTGgtgacaaaaataaacttATGATATAATCAACACAAAGAAGTGCATAGCGTGCACGGATAATATCGAAATTTATTACCTATGAAGTGAACAGACCAACATCGAATTGGTGTAGAATAAGCTTTTTCTATCACAGATGGATGTCTAAACTTCGCGCCTGCTATTATCACCACGAGTTTAATCTTGGGCACTCTCGTGAGAGCCACACCCTGCAAcgacaaaaaattatttagaacGTTTCTACTAACAAACATGAGTAAGCAACTAGATGGGAGAGAAATCTTACATTCGCTTGCATTCCGGCCAATGCAGCCGATAGAATCGCGccctaattaataaaacaaattctaTAAACAATTAttcaaaacttcaaattcacaacaaaataaatagtagaacacacacacatacctGTGAAAAACCCAGAAGTCCATCAAATGGGCCATGCTTGATCATGTAATCTTCTATGTATGCAAGACACTCATCAAAGTTCACATATTCCGTAAATTCCTATAAATTTAACCAATCAAAaggtaaaaatatttaacacTCCGTATAAGGATAAATGGAGAACTGacacaaaaatcataaatattttggCTGATTTATTCCATaactttgaaattttgaatgacactaataataattgtaattttttttaaaaaaaaaaaggaagaagaagaaatagaaAGTGAGATGGACCTTATTGAATTGGAACCACTCATAATAAGGAGGATCGAAAATTCCTTCAACATCGGATTTTCCTTGGCAAGGAAAAGGGGCGTCGGCGAAAACAAGATCCAATTTATCGAGCACAGATTCAGGCCATTTTGCGGTGAGTTGTTTCCTGATGATTTCGGCGCTGGTGCGGAATCCATGGAGGCACAGCAATCTCAATTTCGGAGCACCTTTTATCTCTCCCATCTCTCAATCCAATTTCtgcttttctctctctctcttaaattGTTGTGATTATCGAAGAGTGATTCGTTTGCCgtcctatatataatatacataaCGTGTTGAACGATTGAATGTGAAAGGCATTGAATTGGAATAGAGGCTGCAGACGCCATGGATGGCGCTGGCTTGGACACCGAAACTTCTATGAGGGTCTATTGTCCACACGTGAAAAATACActcatctttttattttaattatgaaaccattaagaaaagttaaataattattcactttccattaaaaaatagtagaatgTTTTTGTTGCCCTACtacaaaatatagtaataacatgagtatttcttaaaatgaaaataatattatctctACTTAGAGCATTTCCAACCAGAAGagataaattaacaatttacCTTCTCACAAAGTGAAATATaccatttcaaaaaataacacactccaaaggaaaaaagtaatataagaaggtatatcatttttttaaaaataaaataatagtacaaatgcattaaaaaatataaagtgtaataccttctcaaatatctTCCCCCTtgaagaatgatttttcatgaaaagaaggtaaatatggtgGTTATGAAATTTTACCTCTCTATTGATGGAGAGGTTaagatacctcttcaaaataggaaaagtaataataccttctcaaatactttTCCCTTcgaagaataattttttatggaaaaaagataaatatgatagttatatGGATTTACTTCTTCATTTACCTcccccttggagatgctcttaccacgtgcataaaatttttagCATAAATAGCGTATTTCGTATTTAAGATGACAATTGACAGAGactataattttgattttatggtttcaaattttataaaattatttataaccTATGTAATTATAACATAGGGGAGTGTtctattgctaactcaatacttaattgttaattataactaaataataaccattagatatttaaattaaaggcctagatcatcaaccctgaaatgtcaatacgattaacaaaaaacgtcaataaggtcattaattccaaaaaatatcattaggggtattaatgtcaattaactacaaaattagttaattttataaggattccaacgatatcctacatgcatatgttccgacgtcaaattttgaaaaaaaattcaaaattttttaattttttcgtacaagcagaaatgtcaacaaattatataaaatatgtcaatataatacatgtagaatgtcaatataagtaagcaatgagttaacattcttaaagcattgtgttgacattctcaaagcatcgagttgatattttcgaaacactatattaacattttcatccaaaaccctaatttggagtttttatttatctttttcgatatcattaataaaaacgaaaattacacgtggaaaattgtagaccacgcattttctaaaatcctatggccttaaattagttatagttagcaattaaatgatgagttagcaattgatcactccccttaTAACCTAACCTATAATATCTATCTATAGCTATAAAAGACGAGTTTTAaccttaattttaataatttgtaagTTTTGAGtatgaatttaaagaaatatctataaattcaaatattgaatacttaatactccctccgttcataaaaatatgtgcattccattttttgaaacttattccatttattatcattatacCTCAacttatttataacttataccACCTAAAACATTCCTAATAATGTGAGTCTCACTATCCACAAACATTACGTTAACtattcttctcttcttctctcttactttatcaattttgtcttaattcacGTGCCATATCAAttgcttatatttttatggaacgaagagagtacATAACTGGCGATTACACGATTTTGTATGCAactattttagatatttttataaataaattttatttaatttaaaatcttataaaatATCACGCACATGACTAAACAAATTCAACCATAGCCAAAAAAGATACTCcccccttttttaaaaatagcaattatttccatttttggtcgTTCCTTAACAATAGAAACTTtagaatctttctattttaggacatGGACCCCCACAGTCCACTAACTCtactttcactactttttctctttctctctcttactttactcatttttcctttcctctctcttacgttaccaattcttctcatttactttaccaattgtgcattaaaacccgtgttgtttcaaatgtttctattttttaacaCGGAGGGCATAATAATGTAACGACattaggggtggcaaatcgtgcgtgtcgggtcgttatcgtgtcgacacgataatgacacgaacacgataacaacaaacacgaacacgacccgttaagaaaacctcaaacacgaacacgaacacgacccgctaccctcagacacgaacacgacacgaacccattaacgacacgaaccgtttcgggtcaacacgacacgaacacgacacaaacccattaatgacacgaaaataagtattgaaaaatgaaaataataagaataataatattaaaatattatgtgttaataagaataataatattaaaatattatgtgttaataagaataataatattaaaatattatgtgttaacggataacacgaacacgacacgaaattttcgtgtccttaatgggtcgacccgataaggacgcgaacacgataagctctgacccaaacccattaatttcgtacCGGTTCGTatcgtgttatcgtgtcgtgtcaaaaattgccaACCCTAAACGACAtgtaaatttatactactatttgaaTGTGGATATCAGTTATGAAACATCATAATTCAGCGTATGGCATATAGTGCAAAACATGCTAGTATAATTTAGCCATGGTTAATGGGGTCGGATTATCACGACCGCGccttgctaaggatagcattGCTCGGTGAATCGTGACTAGGGGGAGAGAATTAAGAAGAGGGGATAGAAGGGGATGAAAGAATTGATAATAAGACACACAAATACTTCTCAATAAGATAAAAGAGGTTCACAAGTCGACGAAAGATCATGAAGATCAATAGAGTGTTTTCACAAGACAGTCGTCACTAATCATTGTTCTTATGACCCATCTAGtacaaaatactaaaaacaGTGCACAACAGAAGAAGTTGTAAACACATGGCcatatgtatgaagacatatGCCACGAGAATCCTACAAAAGAGATGAGACGACCACCAATTCCACTCAGCCACCATTTTatcactgctcaacctgcacatttagaaatacatgcagggctgagtacggggtactcagtggacacattGACGAAAGATACACATATATAAGAAAAGTTATTATCatgccatcacagtaacacacgGAGGTTTTaacttaaaaggcccgagcttactaagttcattttcataaagttCGTCTGATCAGACTACGTTCATTCCAGTAATCCGTCATATCTAATAGTTCATTTTGTGtcgggaaggtggccaccttccacgatCACATTGACCGGCCAACCCTTACGATGACTCACGTTTCATTACTTTGTGTAACTAACTCGAATAGGAACTTGGTCCTATTGGAGTCTGAATTCGATTCATTCATTTGACATTGCTAAACAGATAAGCatcataaaacaataatttatggCACgataacatttgaaaaaaaaggagtgtgattttatcaaacaaaattcgtttcatatatacttaataaattttatccacacttaatgtgttggatataaagcccacctcgatgcTTCCCAATAAAGTACTATTTCTCTACACAAGCTCGGCATCGAAAGCAAACTCCTTGTACACGCCTTTCTTGAAAGAGGGTATTCATTCAATTACTCCTGTGAACATATAAAAGGTACATGACATGCACTTATCCTATATGGAAATGCATCCTACGTTCTTATCTTGATCAAACTACTTCAATTCATTactataactaaacatgtggATTTAGTTTCTTGATCCAATACTTTAGTGCTTACTTGAATTTCAAGGTTTAGTTacttgatattaattaatcaggggattaattaattcatagattaattaagaagtagtaataattttcttaGTTTCATCCATTAATTTGTGTGAGTCCAAAGTGAACCCTAACTTtacttcacaaaaaaaaagtaagatttTGAAATCAAGAGGGCTTTACTTCTTCATCCACCTTTCTCAAGTCGATCACAGTTCTTCTCTGTCCATTTTTCTGATATCCGTTCTCCTCCACGGCTCATCAGCGAGCTCATCGCCGTCGTCGTCCTCCAGCTTAGtcctttcttcttccttatttcttttcttttcttcctctttctcttttacaCACATACATGAACACACGCGTATACACATACACATGCTTCCCCCCCCCCCTCTTactctttttctcttcaaaatAGGTCCAACGACGTGGACAGCGGCAACGTCAAGGGAAGTAGCCATTGGGCAGGGGCTGTGCCGGAGCAGCAGCACATGCTCCTCCTGGACGAGGCAGCAGCGGCTTCGTCACTCGGCAGTAGCTGAGGAGCTTCGGGCAGTACCCGGATAAGGCAGCGGCGTGGGTATTGTGTTGGCGAGGGCAGCAGGTACGCGGGGCACCGAGAGCAGCCCCTCCTCCGACGATTTAAACCTCCGAAATGCTAAGTTCTTGTCTATATTTCTAATTGCTcgtttatgaatattattattgcaaGGCTATATTACTTGAATATTGAAGAAAACGGATGGTAAAAAGAATACGTTTTTGGCAACTTGATTAAGAAATCTAGCATAAAGATTATTTGGATATAAGTAGCTTGGTATTGCTAAATTCATGTCATGAGAGCTATTGTAGAAAACGATTATGGTGGGATTAGCACTATCAAGAAGCTATGTTTAAGCATTCTAAGTTCTTTTGCACATGCTTGGCTAGCGACATGAAATGCTAGGAATGATCTTGGTTTGAAGATGTTTATGTGGAGTGCTCGTTGGGATTTAACGAagtaataatttgaaaatgatcATACTTGGGTTTTCTCTAATTGAGCATTCTTTAAATCATGTTCATGCTTGTTCTAAGAATATGAGAACTATGAGTAAGGTTTGATGTGGAAGAGTTTACCTTgagcaaagaagaagaagaaaggtaGCGTGTGTAGGAAATTTGACTCCTCTTCCTCAAGCACTTACTTGCATCctcattttgagaaaatttgTTTGGAGAAATTTTATGGAGGAACAAAAGGGTAGAGGATGATATGGTGTGGTATTTATAGGGAAGAAAGATGTATGAGTTTACATGGTTAAAACATTTATTCATGAGAGGAAAAGTGTTGTCCAATGGTTATGGACTTTTTGCCAAATGAGGCAAGTAGTCACTTCAATCATTCATTATGCCAAAAATGGCAAGAATATTACATCTTGTCGCCTAAAAAGACAGTTATCAAGTACGGCCGTCGTTTGGAAAACATGAGTCGTCGTTTGATAAGCGTGCTTGATGTGATGTGATTTCGTCGATCCTCTCGTCTTGATTTAACATGCTTCTTATCCTTTCGTGTAGGTATCGGGGTTCAAGGCGTGACTATTGAGCAAGGTCCGGAAGGCAtgaaaagtatttttatttttactttaatgtTGAACTCGATGTAGAACGTGTACAAACTTATTTGAAACTCGGACTTCACAAAAGGactataagaaaattaaatattgtaatcGAACTACTTCATTCACTACTTGAAACATATATCGTACATAACACTCGGTCACAACATGTGGTAAAAGAAGTAGGCGCGAAACTAATATACTAATAAGTCGATTTTCAACAGACTTATGAATTAGAAATGGCAGGCGTTGCATTCCTTCCCCCTTAcaaaaaatttcgtcccgaaatttgtaAGGGTCTATTCAAAACTTGGTGGCAACGCCAGACAATACGTCATAGTTCAATTTCCTCCACGATTTCATAGAGTCCAATTAAACAAGATCTAAGCTTTTCTTTTACACCAAAATGTATTATCATTTGAAAAGAAGATACCTTCAAGCATATCTTGTCTCCTACTTTGAACTACAGGTCGGTCTGATGAGCATCTACGTATGACTTTTGTCGGTCTTATGCTTCTTTGATCCTTCCTTTGATTTGTCGCACGATTTGGACCATCTGGTTGATCACTTGAAGGCTCAGCATCTTTCTTGCACCAACTTCGTCTCAATATAGCGACGATCTGCACTTTCTCTCGTATAACACTACGTAAGGTGTCATATTAATGGTCGTCTCGTAACTATTGTTgtaggtaaaaaaaatttctataaaCTATAGGATTGCATCAGCTTCCACCTTGGTCGAGCACGACAACTCGATGCGTATCTTCAAGAGTCTAAAACGTTATCTCCGATTGTCCGCAAGATTGTGGATGGAACGCAATGCCAAAGTGAATTTCACATCTTGATTCTAACGTGATTCAGGACGGGATACCATGTAGGTGCACAATTTCTTGCACATAAAGTTGAGACAACTTCTCATATCTATAAGTGATTGGAATCGACAGGCAATGAGCACTCTTGGTGAATCGATCCAAAACCACCCTGATTGTAGTGTTTCCTTGCTTAGTCTTTGGAAACCCATCTCAAAATCTATGGTTAAATGTCCCCACATtcattctgatttttttaagGTTGTAGTTtttgctggggtttggtgccctttgcacaacggaagacttgtacaaaacaaataaatcagacaatgatctatttgaccgattatgcgattaatcaattcacatgttgcATGCTAGAATGCAAATAagtcatgcttagaaaatataaatcctaaacatgatttctacggtttagggttaccgatttgattctccaaagaattgtcgattgctcgcgccttctccacgtgatgatcttcaatactagaccacggatcttctctctggttcccgaattgtatctcgatatcagggtgggctgatcttatcaaaatactaggactcgaataaagaagacagaaaattcctcacggaggaggagctgaaaatctcacggaggagaacaataaaaaaaatcgttCCCTCTCTAATTTGGGACTGGCGtgattttcaagaaaattataatgtgtattttctgtctcctttattctcctatttatattaagttccttttgggcccagacagggatctatggaaggttttggatatgagctcccccaattagctttttactaattaaattgaacccacaatttaatacaagcatatattggaatattacgagcagccactacagaagtaatattgaactctccccaatccaaattcgaaattacaagtaattcgggtttccactttgtttattatttatttcccgcgcttaagatataaatgtccattaattaattaatgtctgctatggacttaattaattaatgtcttattaattccaacactacaaaaaaatgtcagtTTACCGACGGAAAATTTCCGCTATGAATAACCGACtaaattttttcccttttcaatCAATGTATTTTCCGTCTGTAATTCCgtaggtaaaaaaaatatttatcgaCGAGTTCTTTACCGACGGTCAATTAATGTCCCTCGGTAAAGAACTCGTcagtaaaaaaattttaaccGATGGaaagtacattaattaattaaaaaaggtagacaaagcctatctaggttgtgaaattcttctttctcttttgcaaaacattgcatagaaccgactgtaaagtggacgacgcccacaaccagtctactaagcaaagaCTTAGGCTTTGTTTgctttttatacatttaaatttttataaaacatcttataaatacacaaacaaacacaatgtaataatatactgattctattcgtgcgaaactgctcgaataatactgaattgggttaaaaatggattgtagagttttacatatacaagcaagattctattcgcgcgaaactgctcgaaacatgcttttcagtataccaaacctaacaatctcccacttatactcaaaacatgctttcgagtatatacactgccaaaaactctcccacttatactcaaagtaGGTCTTTGtactagatatatcgaactaccattcatttcacTAAGTGAATGAAAaatctgcttggttgttctctgGTAATATCTTTTTCATCATAATATCTTTGCTGCGTgcttgatttttaattaatttcatctccatatgtgattgcttagcttaataaactcgtgtgtcccttgagttagccttcactagagtaataaaaaaaatactcataggcatactcaaacttacgatttaagctattaggaagatattcctaaggtaaacgcatattcagaggatgacttactAGATCACTGATTAGTCGTAAAACTAAGTcagtgtaaccccaaggacattacatgaatgactggtaaactagaatataacaattagtctttctcaagcactatGGTATACTATTTACCTCAATCAAAGTCCTTTgtcatggttaatatgatatataattgacatgcataagcacaactaatatcaaacttagtacacactatagcatacatgagacaactatctccgaaactagtctcataattcttgatctcCCTAAGAATCAAACGTCACTTGACTAAagacaagacaattccatcttgaAATGTATAAACCTTTTtatggaatttctaatgctaAAATGTTCTAAGCAATGTACAGATATAAgattcctaagagaatctcaacattctttctagcaatcttaaaaggacttagatgctcagaatgtaattagtttctctttaATCCTTTATCTAAAAACTGGGTAGACAAccgatgcactttttattagcactgaataaacctgcaagtatacagagtatatatagtatagctaaaggttagtaccggatatcgaacacggggaaggcaaacacaaagtctctatcctctactaagactcaattactatctggaaaaacgaaaagattttggaaaacttttgaaaactaaaaacaataaaagcatAGAACAACTAAgagcaaataaaacacggagaaagacgatagagataagggaatcccagggatgtgcgttcacagttatggttatacaaaatttcaactacaataccctatcacagtttatactttgaaaggacgagtcacctagcttatgctcatgcgatacaaacgttgattacaaagttagggttgtcaatcctaacacgtaactccaaaaagctcctaagacccttgaaaagtcctcactctcaattaacagtgtcgttttaagggaagctaactgtagcgtctactaagtggatctaactcgctagaactttGTCAcggttatgaagcaagttatattaaatcatacacgattgtgtcactcgaCATGCAGCATCAAGATTACTtaaggaagaaacaaagtaaaaacaaaacggatattaaatagaaaaaggaatttgtataaccaaagtcgttactaacacatccctagaatcctatgagtttaattacacataattgaataagctaaaaaaatagattgaaggaagataatttgaatataaaactaaagcaaataaaacccgtaggttgaatccttgtcgttcttgatgttcttgaaatccttccccaactccttgcacaagtgaaaTACTCTATGCTCTTGATCTCTGTGAAGTatttttgcaagtagaagctctctctttttgatgaagcttgatgtcttatttataggggaaagccaatccttgttgtagaaggaaaagatctccaaaatatggtaaatttgggcgcaaatctagggcttgtAGATTCGCGGCCAACTTTTTCTCGTGAACAGTACCGCACCTAACCGGCTGATCGTCGTGTTGGACTCAGTGAGACTGCTGTTTCctcggtggcggaccgccgccgcgactccggcggtcgccggacgagacttctcttccaagcgtatttttccgaggcggaccgcatGCATTGTCAGCGCGCCCAGGCTCTCCAGTGGTCGCCACACACATATCTAGCATGATCGCGGTGTGCAGTCCTTGTCTTACTCTGCATTTCGAATACGcattttggctccctttttcggctcaattatgcacctttctcaccaaaacacgtcaaaataccaaaatagacaaaatatgcaaataatggacgtgtagagtgactttgacataaaaaacggaccaaataatagccttaaaatagtgtaaaatccgagcgtatcaacaaCCAGTTTTCCTACGCCAGATaccaatcttagttgtttgcaacttttgtagatttaatcatcgtagagtaccaataataccatatttaatgcactttcaacttccttgtgcttacagCACTGCTATGGGCAAAAGTCAAATTCTAGacatttgacaattttgataaaacacatatactctgattAAGATGCATACCTAAGACCACGAAGATCTTtataagcttccaatcatgTGTTTCTTGCCCTTTATTACATACCCATTAGgatgttccatgtagatgatTTCTTCAAGACTTCTGTTAATAGAAAgttgtcttgacaatcataatacattcattctaatttatgtaagttctgATAGACAATAGGAACGAATCAATCTTGGCACAACGACCGAAGAGAAGATGTttctctttgggcataacccattATCATTGTCTAGCCTTTtgagatccacatttacacttgcaaatatactagctcccactgactgacacagccTATAGGTAGttttgcaagtcttgtaaaacatgtcgtctatcttagattgtagtttggaatccATCACCTTTTCAAGGATGAATATCCAATTGaaccaatactacattgtagttaaagggattatgttcaagttaat
This window contains:
- the LOC125207160 gene encoding esterase AGAP003155-like yields the protein MGEIKGAPKLRLLCLHGFRTSAEIIRKQLTAKWPESVLDKLDLVFADAPFPCQGKSDVEGIFDPPYYEWFQFNKEFTEYVNFDECLAYIEDYMIKHGPFDGLLGFSQGAILSAALAGMQANGVALTRVPKIKLVVIIAGAKFRHPSVIEKAYSTPIRCWSVHFIGDQDFLKEYGTELLDSFVDPVVIRHPKGHTIPRFDEEGLKSMLSFLERMRKEVIEEKQEIILQNEGVEECLI